The Aerococcus loyolae genome contains the following window.
AAGCCGTCAGCAGCTGACATACCAGCACCGATCCCCACCAGGATAGCCTGGGCTTCTTCCATTAGGGACCGCAAAAGGTCTGATTCATTATTATAATTTTGGCTTAAAGCTTGCCAAACTGTTTCTTTATCACTCATCTACTCTTCCCCTTCTACTCTGTCAATTAAGTCCTGATATAAATGAAGGTCTTGATCCAGATAAACGTTGAAAATAACTTGCAAAGATGATCCGCTACCCTTTAAATAGTCTCTCACTGTATTGAAGGCAATCTGAGCAGCGAGGTCATTTGGAAAGTGGAACTCACCCGTAGAAATACACGGGAAAGCCAAGCTCGTCAATCCCAGTCGATCGGCCTCTTTTAAGCAGGAAAGATAGGATTGCTTGAGCAGGTTTTGACGGATGGGACTGACCCGGTCAGATTCAATTCTTGGGCCCACGGTATGGAGAATATACTTAGCCGGCAAGTGGTAAGCCGATGTTGTCTTGACCTTGCCAACCGGCTCATTATGGCCCTGGTCTTCCATGATATCGTTCAATGCTAGCCGCAAACGGACACCGGCGCGGGTTTGGATGGTATTATCAATGCACTTGTGATTAGGGATAAAACAACCTAATAGAAAGGAATTCGCTGCATTGACAATCCCATCAACTGCTAAGCGACAGATATCCCCTTGCCATAGATAAATCTGGTCTAGAGCTGGCTCTAATTGATCCAGACTAACGGTCCCTTCTTGGTCACGCCAACGCTTTAAATAGTCATCTTCTAAGTCCAGGTAATCCTCACTAATTGGCCAAGCGGGACGGGTATTTATCAGAGCCCGCCACTTGTCATGCAAGGAATAATCACCATAGTCAGTCCTGCCTTCAACCTTCCTTCTGAGATAGTACTTATCACTTCGCTCGGCTTCTAAGTAATCAATCATTTGCCTTAGCAATTCTTCTGCTGTCAAGCTACTCCCCCCAATAAAAAAATCCTATGCTAAAGGTCTAATCTCTAGCACAGAATCATTCAATATCACCCTAAGCTTCTTCTAAAGCGTCAAATTCAGCTGGGTCGACATCTTTTAAGCGAACAATCCAGTTTTCTTCGCTTTTAGCAGAATTCAATAAGGAAGGTTGGTCAACCACTTCAGTATGGCGTTCAACCACGGTTCCCTTGAGAGGGGATTGAATTTCCATCACGGTTTTTGATGCTTCAATATTTAACAAGGCAGCATCTTTTTCAACTTGGTCTTCTTGGGCAAATTCAGCATAGCCTACCGTACCGATATCATCTTGTAGTTCAGGAGTCATGGATACCGTATAAAGATCGCCATTTTGTTCTACAAATAAGTAATTTCCACGTTTAGTCATTCTTCATTCTCCTTTTTATTTAAATTTATCGTTAGAGCAAATCACTTGCCCAACTTATCCTTAACTATTCTAGCACATAAGTGAGGGAGACCCAAAAATTTAAATCTCTTTTAAGTGATTAGATAAATACTAATTTTCTTTATAGATAACTTCGCTTTTTATTAAGAAAAAAGTCAAATCCCCCTTTTAAAGGCAGAAAAAAGACTGTGACAAAAGCCACAGTCTCACTTTATTTATCGCTTACTTTTAGAATTGAGAGTGGTCACCATCTTGGTCCTTCTTGTCTGCTTCACCCTCATGTAATTTACGATCAAGGTGTTCTAATTGCTTCTTAGCAAAGTCACGTCCACCTAAACCAAAGGCTAAGGCAAAGGCAACTGCTGCTC
Protein-coding sequences here:
- a CDS encoding glycine cleavage system protein H, whose amino-acid sequence is MTKRGNYLFVEQNGDLYTVSMTPELQDDIGTVGYAEFAQEDQVEKDAALLNIEASKTVMEIQSPLKGTVVERHTEVVDQPSLLNSAKSEENWIVRLKDVDPAEFDALEEA
- a CDS encoding protein-ADP-ribose hydrolase, with protein sequence MTAEELLRQMIDYLEAERSDKYYLRRKVEGRTDYGDYSLHDKWRALINTRPAWPISEDYLDLEDDYLKRWRDQEGTVSLDQLEPALDQIYLWQGDICRLAVDGIVNAANSFLLGCFIPNHKCIDNTIQTRAGVRLRLALNDIMEDQGHNEPVGKVKTTSAYHLPAKYILHTVGPRIESDRVSPIRQNLLKQSYLSCLKEADRLGLTSLAFPCISTGEFHFPNDLAAQIAFNTVRDYLKGSGSSLQVIFNVYLDQDLHLYQDLIDRVEGEE